TTGCTCTTTTCTGTAACGAATCATCTGTAGAAGCAGCATATTCTTCTGCTTTGAAGATTTGGTTAGCAGCTTTTTCGGCACGAGGAGCCAAATAAAGTTTTTGATATCCAAAATATAACACTACCAATACAAGGATACCTCCGATTATGAAAGTAATGCTTTTTTGGTTTTCAACGAAAAATGAACCTTTTTGAGGTTTATATGCAGTTTCCGCTGCACGGGTTTGATTATTTGACATTTTCAAAAAATAAAAATTCGGAACGCAAAATTACACTTTTAAAAATTATTTGCAAGTGTTTTAGATTTAAATTATTAAGGATGATTAAGTTATTGAATCTGAATGTCCTTTTTGTCTAAAGCCTCATAAATGGAGTTCTGACTCTTGAATTCCGGCACGATTTGCTTCATTTGTTTGACAATATTGGTCTCGTTTTGTGTTTTAATAATCGTGAAAAGAGTATCTAACTCACTCTGTACAAAAGAAAAGTCATTTTCCCGGACTTTGGCAATCATAATCTTTTCATGATGTGTAGCCATCGTATTTTCAAGGTCATTCAGAAGCTCTTCATAGAGTTTTTCTCCCGGACGTAAGCCTGTAAATTTGATTTCAATATCCTGATTGGGGACAAATCCCGATAATTTGATCATTTTTTCAGCCAGTTCAACGATTTTTACAGATTTTCCCATGTCAAATACAAAAATCTCACCGCCGTTACCCATATTACCCGCCTCAATAACAAGCTGACAGGCTTCCGGAATAGTCATAAAATATCGGGTAATTTCCGGATGAGTTACCGTTACAGGGCCTCCTTTTTCGATCTGATCTTTAAACCGTGGAATAACGGACCCGTTAGATCCCAGAACATTTCCAAATCTGGTTGTAATAAAACGGGTATGTTTCTTCTCTGATTTCTCCAGATGGTTATTCAGGGATTGTACATATATTTCAGCTATCCGTTTTGTAGCACCCATAATATTTGTTGGATTGACTGCTTTATCAGTCGATACAAATACAAATTTATCAACTCCGAAATCTACAGCAAGATTTGCCAGATTAAAAGTGCCCAATACATTTGTTCGAACTCCCTCAATAGGATGGTTTTCCATCATAGGTACATGCTTGTATGCTGCAGCGTGATAGACAACATGTGGTTTGAACGTGTCGAACAGATTCTTCATACGTTCATAATTTTTCACATCCGCTATAAAGCTGTGATATACCTGATTTTTATAGAGATCCTGAAGATCCAGCTGCAGATTATGAAGAGGAGATTCGGCCTGGTCGCAAAGAATAATCATTTGCGGATCGTATTTTCCAAGTTGTTTTGAAATTTCACTCCCTATAGACCCAGCTGCTCCGGTTACCAGTACACGTTTGCCCTTCAGCTGCTCCAGAATATTATTGTTTGATATTTTGATAGAATCACGTTCTAACAAATCTTCTATTTTTATTTTTTGAATCTGATTAGGATTAAGATCTCCGTTGATGATTTTTTGCACTGGAGGCAACGTCAATACATTAACATTATGCTCCAGGCAGATATCCGTGATTTCATTCTTGCGGGTAGCAGGGATGTTATGAGATGCAATAATAAGCTCTTCCACATTTAGTTTCGGGATCAGCTTGTCTAAATCATCAGGTGAATAAATCTTGACGCCATCAATTGATTTTCCGATTTTCTGATCACTGTCGTCCAGATAGCCGATAATAGCATTTGCTGCTCTCAGATCATGATCCATTGTTCTTTTGACTGCGATACCCAGATCACCTGCTCCGAATACCAATGTATTCTTTTTGCTGTCCTGCGCTACTTTTGTGTATTGAAAAAACACCTTAATAGAAGTTCTGTAGATAAAAAGGCAGACAAAAGCGAATAACGAATACAGAATAATAAGATTAGTCGGTAATATTGTCGGAATACGCATGGCAATCAGGAATAATTTGATTGCAAAGAGTACAATTACAATAAACAATACTGTTGATAAGAATCTGATGGAATCTACAGCGCTGGTGTAGCGGATAATGCCCGTATGTGTTTTGAAAATCAAAAAAGCAACAGCCGTTATTGACATGCAATACAGAAACTCCATGGCCAGAGCCGGTCTGTAAAATGCTTCCAGAGAGAAGTTATAAAAGACAGAATAGGCTAAAAAAAAGGCAAATGAAGCACAGGCAATATCAAAAAGAAAAATTATCCAACGAGGGACAATGCTCAGTTGATTGACTGAATTTAAAATTTTCATGTGTTATAGGGTGGGTAAAAATTTATACAAATCTAATTTTTTTTTAATATCCAAATTACATTTTATATGCTAATATTGTACCATATTATGAAAAACGAGCATATTTATTGTAATAAAGCTTAATAAATGCCTAAATTAGTGACAGATAATTTTTGAATAGATGGGTAGTATTTCCAAGATCGCTCAACAGGCAATGATGCAGCCTCAGGAGGCATTAATGGCTGTTGGCAAATCAAAAAACAGTCTTACCATAGGCATTCCGAAAGAAGTATCCTTTCAGGAGAACAGAATTGCCCTGACTCCACTGTCTGTGGCTTTATTGATTGAAAACGGACATAAGGTCATTTTAGAATCGAATGCCGGTGCAGGATCTAATTTTTTAGACCAGCATTATAGCGAACAGGGGGCATTGATCGTCTATAGCAGTGAGGAAGTGTATAAGGCGGATCTGATCATTAAAGTTGCCAGTCCGACCTTAGAAGAGGTCAGTCTTATGAAAACGGGGCAGGTATTATTCTCTTCACAACAGCCTTCTATGATGGATCTGGCGGTCTTGCAGTCTCTGATTAAAAAGAAAGTTACTGCATTATCCTATGAGTATCTCCAGGACGAAGGTTGTCATCTGACCGTGGTACGTGCGATGAGCGAGATTGTAGGGGCTACAGCCGTCCTTATAGCAGCAGAGTACCTGAGTAATGTATTTGATGGCAAAGGACTGATGCTTGGGGGCGTTACAGGTGTTCCGCCCACAGAAATGGTTATTATCGGAGCAGGTACTGTGGGTGAATTTGCGGCACGTACAGCAATAGCACTTGGGGCACAGGTCAAAGTATTTGACAGTTCCGTGTACCGCCTCAGACGACTACAGAATAACGTAGGCAGCAGAGTGTTTACTTCAGTTATCCAACCCATCGTGTTGAACAAAGCTGTACGATCCTGCGATGTCGTCATTGGAGCATTAAGAGCTGTAAATGGTCGCTCACCCTGCATAATTTCAGAAGAGACCGTTTCGCAGATGAAACCCAATTCCGTACTGATTGATGTGAGTATAGATCAGGGAGGATGTTTTGAAACTTCGGAAGTAACCAGCCACGATAAGCCGGTCTTTCGTAAATATGATGTGATTCATTATTGTGTGCCCAATATTGCTTCCCGGGTTGCCCGTACAGCGACATACGCACTTACAAATATTTTTTCACCGATCTTACTGCAGATTGGTGAGGCAGGGGGGATGAATAAAATGATCTGGGCTAATCAGGGAATCCGCAGTGCCATATATCTGTATCAGGGCAACCTGACGAATAAGGATATGGCAAATAAATTTAATCTCCCTGCCAAAGATCTGGATCTTATTATTGTTTCCAATCTGTAAGTCTATGAAAATCTTAATGGTAATAAATCTTGTATTGATGATTGCTTTGCGTGCTGTAGCTCAGGAAAAAATTCCCCTTTATCCGGACGGAATTCCAAACAGTAAAGGGGAAAATAGTGAAGAATATCAAAAAAATATTCCTGAATTATTTATCTATAAACCTACTGTCGCAGATAAGCACGTCGGAATATTAGTCATACCCGGAGGTGGATATGCCCATGTGGCCATCGGGCATGAGGGTCATGATGTGGCGCGTGAATTGAATAAGAATGGCTATACAGCTTTTGTATTAAAGTATCGGTTACCCAGTGATCAGATTATGGAAGATAAGAAGATCGGCCCGCTACAGGATGCACAACGCGCTATGCAACTGATCCGGGAGAATCAGCAGGTGCTGGGAGTAGATATTCACAAGTTAGGTGTAATGGGCTTCTCTGCAGGCGGTCATTTAGCTTCTACATTGTCCACACATTATAGAAAGGCATATATTGCAAATGATATGCATACAGATCTCAGGCCGGACTTTTCGATTCTGTGTTATCCTGTGATCTCTATGGATACCACCATTACACATGCCGGATCCCGTAAAAATCTGATAGGTCAGAACCCTGACAAAGAAGATGAGATCTTATTTTCCAATGAACTCCAGGTTGATAAAAATACTGCGCCCGCTTTTCTGATGAGCGCAAAAGATGATAAGGCAGTACCTGTTGAAAATATGTATCGCTATCAGCGGGCATTACAAAAATATAAGATTCCCAATGAAGTGTTTACTTACGAAAATGGCGGGCATGGATTCGGACTGAACAATAAAACAAGTGAAGTAAAGTGGTTAGTTTCCTGCCTGGCCTGGCTGGAAAAATTAAAATAACATGAAGCAACTTATTCTATTATTGATATTGACAATATCTGTTCCTGTATCCGGACAGGAATGGAAAGTAAAGGTTGGAGAACAAACTCCGGCTTTTGAATGGAAAGATAAAAAAGAAGAACGGAAAGACATAAACATGCTGAAAGGCAGAGTTGTTCTGATCAATTTTTTTGCTACCTGGTGTCCTCCCTGCAGACAAGAGTTGCCCAGAGTGGAGAAAGAAATATGGGCAAAGTACAAGGCTCGTACAGATTTTTCCTTATTGGTATTTGCGAGAGAAGAAGGCTGGGATAAATTAGATCCTTTTATGAGCAAACAGCAGTATACGTTTCCTGTTTTTCCGGATCTGAAAAGAGAGATCTTTTCCAAATATGCCGATACAGGGATTCCGCGTAATGTCATCCTAAATAAAAAAGGAGAAGTAGTGTATCAGTCAATCGGCTATACCGAAGAAGAGTTTAAGCATCTCCTGACTGTTTTGGAATCCGAATTAGCCAAATAATCAGAAACTGATATACTTGTCAATAGCTATCTCAACGGTTGTACCTCTTTCAATAGCAGAAATAGGGTGATCAATGAGGTGCAGGGACAATTGATCATTGCCTACCGTGAGTTCATTATAGAATCCTCGGAAGCGCACATCTTTAATCTGCAGCGAACTGGAAGCATTTCTTTGAACTTTGATCCATTCCTGATGGATTGCGATTTGCTGTGTAGTTTGAATGCCTAATATCGCCGCCTGTTCCGGAGACAGGAGATTGCTCTTTGCCAGCAATTGTGCTGTGTAAGAGTGTGTAGGATGATAATATAATTCTTCCGGACTTCCCTGATCTACAATCTTACCTTTTTTCATGACCATTAATCTGTCTGATAGCGAAAGTACTTCTGCAGGATCATGGGAAATAAGGATAACGGTAAGTCCGGTCTCTTTTACAATCTGTTTGATGTCCTGCTGCAGATTGTCTCTGAAAGCGGCATCTACCTGATTGAACGGTTCGTCCATCAACAGCACCTCCGGTTCGTTAATCAAGGCTCTAGAAATGGCTACTCTTTGTTTTTCTCCACCGCTAAGATCTGCTACCCGCTGATTCGCCAGATGGGCGATATTTAATTTTTCGAGTACTTCCTGTGTTTTATCCTGTTTACGTTGAAGATTGGTATTGGAAAGTTGCGAAGCCACATTATCCCATACTTTAGCATACAGATTAAGATCATCAAAACCCTGCGAGACCAGCTTCATAGCCGGATGTCCCGGTATTAATTTGTCCTTTCGTGTAGGTACTAGCCACCCCCGGTAACGAATCGATCCGGATTGTGGTTCGAGTAGACCGTATATTAGCTTAAGCAATGTACTCTTTCCGCTTCCCGATTCCCCGATGATAGAAGTGATCTCCCCTTCGTTAACACTGAAGCTAACGTGATCTACCGCAACAATCTTTTCTTTGTTCTCAAAAATACAGGAAACATTTTCCCCATATACCAAAGGTAATCCGGGCTGTTGTACATCTGAAGGGATAAATTGACAGGATGAGAGCTCTTGCATAAAAATAAAAGTGTCGGATCTTAATTTAAAATCCGACACAAAATTACGTTTTATTTATGGGGTAATCAATTATAGGAATAAGGTTAAGCCAAATGTGAAATTATTAAGACCTTTCTGGTTCGGACTGTTTTCAAAAACATCATTGAAATAATACTTGGTGAAGAAACCAACATCACGGAACCCGGCTCTTACGAAAGCTCCATACTGAAAG
The Sphingobacterium spiritivorum genome window above contains:
- a CDS encoding alanine dehydrogenase, with amino-acid sequence MGSISKIAQQAMMQPQEALMAVGKSKNSLTIGIPKEVSFQENRIALTPLSVALLIENGHKVILESNAGAGSNFLDQHYSEQGALIVYSSEEVYKADLIIKVASPTLEEVSLMKTGQVLFSSQQPSMMDLAVLQSLIKKKVTALSYEYLQDEGCHLTVVRAMSEIVGATAVLIAAEYLSNVFDGKGLMLGGVTGVPPTEMVIIGAGTVGEFAARTAIALGAQVKVFDSSVYRLRRLQNNVGSRVFTSVIQPIVLNKAVRSCDVVIGALRAVNGRSPCIISEETVSQMKPNSVLIDVSIDQGGCFETSEVTSHDKPVFRKYDVIHYCVPNIASRVARTATYALTNIFSPILLQIGEAGGMNKMIWANQGIRSAIYLYQGNLTNKDMANKFNLPAKDLDLIIVSNL
- a CDS encoding alpha/beta hydrolase; amino-acid sequence: MKILMVINLVLMIALRAVAQEKIPLYPDGIPNSKGENSEEYQKNIPELFIYKPTVADKHVGILVIPGGGYAHVAIGHEGHDVARELNKNGYTAFVLKYRLPSDQIMEDKKIGPLQDAQRAMQLIRENQQVLGVDIHKLGVMGFSAGGHLASTLSTHYRKAYIANDMHTDLRPDFSILCYPVISMDTTITHAGSRKNLIGQNPDKEDEILFSNELQVDKNTAPAFLMSAKDDKAVPVENMYRYQRALQKYKIPNEVFTYENGGHGFGLNNKTSEVKWLVSCLAWLEKLK
- a CDS encoding TlpA family protein disulfide reductase, whose protein sequence is MKQLILLLILTISVPVSGQEWKVKVGEQTPAFEWKDKKEERKDINMLKGRVVLINFFATWCPPCRQELPRVEKEIWAKYKARTDFSLLVFAREEGWDKLDPFMSKQQYTFPVFPDLKREIFSKYADTGIPRNVILNKKGEVVYQSIGYTEEEFKHLLTVLESELAK
- a CDS encoding polysaccharide biosynthesis protein, producing the protein MKILNSVNQLSIVPRWIIFLFDIACASFAFFLAYSVFYNFSLEAFYRPALAMEFLYCMSITAVAFLIFKTHTGIIRYTSAVDSIRFLSTVLFIVIVLFAIKLFLIAMRIPTILPTNLIILYSLFAFVCLFIYRTSIKVFFQYTKVAQDSKKNTLVFGAGDLGIAVKRTMDHDLRAANAIIGYLDDSDQKIGKSIDGVKIYSPDDLDKLIPKLNVEELIIASHNIPATRKNEITDICLEHNVNVLTLPPVQKIINGDLNPNQIQKIKIEDLLERDSIKISNNNILEQLKGKRVLVTGAAGSIGSEISKQLGKYDPQMIILCDQAESPLHNLQLDLQDLYKNQVYHSFIADVKNYERMKNLFDTFKPHVVYHAAAYKHVPMMENHPIEGVRTNVLGTFNLANLAVDFGVDKFVFVSTDKAVNPTNIMGATKRIAEIYVQSLNNHLEKSEKKHTRFITTRFGNVLGSNGSVIPRFKDQIEKGGPVTVTHPEITRYFMTIPEACQLVIEAGNMGNGGEIFVFDMGKSVKIVELAEKMIKLSGFVPNQDIEIKFTGLRPGEKLYEELLNDLENTMATHHEKIMIAKVRENDFSFVQSELDTLFTIIKTQNETNIVKQMKQIVPEFKSQNSIYEALDKKDIQIQ
- a CDS encoding ABC transporter ATP-binding protein — encoded protein: MQELSSCQFIPSDVQQPGLPLVYGENVSCIFENKEKIVAVDHVSFSVNEGEITSIIGESGSGKSTLLKLIYGLLEPQSGSIRYRGWLVPTRKDKLIPGHPAMKLVSQGFDDLNLYAKVWDNVASQLSNTNLQRKQDKTQEVLEKLNIAHLANQRVADLSGGEKQRVAISRALINEPEVLLMDEPFNQVDAAFRDNLQQDIKQIVKETGLTVILISHDPAEVLSLSDRLMVMKKGKIVDQGSPEELYYHPTHSYTAQLLAKSNLLSPEQAAILGIQTTQQIAIHQEWIKVQRNASSSLQIKDVRFRGFYNELTVGNDQLSLHLIDHPISAIERGTTVEIAIDKYISF